A single genomic interval of Bacillus smithii harbors:
- the hemY gene encoding protoporphyrinogen oxidase: MVSESKKVAVIGGGITGLTAAYYLQKAAQEKKLPLEVTLIESSPRLGGKIQTIRKDGFVIERGPDSYLARKKSATRLAENVGIADQLVSNATGQSYVLVNERLYPIPGGSVMGIPTQIFPFVVTGLFSFTGKLRAAFDFLLPRSKPQKDQALGPFLRRRFGDEVVENLVEPLLSGIYAGDIDQMSLMATFPQFYTIEQKYRSLILGMKKTTPNSSQKPAGGQKKGGFLTFRHGLETLVEAVESQLIKSSVLKGTRVVKIEKEEDQYRLLLHNGEALRTDSVVLATPHGVVPDMLPQYDFYSPLKDMKSTSVATIAMAFPSEAIEQDIDGTGFVVSRNSDFTITACTWTHKKWPHTTPKGKVLLRCYVGRAGDETVVDLSDSELEKIVLEDLNKTMNISMKPDFTIVTRWKNAMPQYAVGHIERMEKIKQSTQKELPGLFLAGSSYEGLGVPDCIDQGEEAVEKVLAFLGMNGK, from the coding sequence ATGGTGAGTGAATCAAAAAAAGTGGCGGTCATAGGCGGAGGAATTACCGGATTAACAGCCGCTTATTATTTGCAAAAAGCGGCTCAAGAAAAAAAACTTCCATTGGAAGTCACATTAATTGAATCCTCCCCTAGACTCGGAGGAAAAATCCAAACGATCCGCAAAGATGGATTTGTAATTGAAAGAGGGCCTGATTCTTATCTGGCTCGAAAAAAAAGTGCAACTAGACTGGCAGAAAATGTGGGGATTGCGGATCAATTGGTCAGCAATGCGACCGGTCAATCTTATGTGCTAGTAAATGAAAGGCTTTATCCCATTCCCGGCGGTTCTGTTATGGGAATTCCAACACAAATATTCCCTTTTGTTGTAACCGGATTATTCTCTTTTACCGGCAAACTAAGAGCCGCTTTCGATTTTCTTTTGCCTCGTTCCAAACCGCAAAAAGATCAAGCTTTGGGACCATTTCTTAGAAGGAGATTCGGGGATGAAGTGGTGGAAAATTTGGTTGAACCCCTTTTATCCGGAATTTATGCAGGGGATATCGACCAAATGAGTTTAATGGCTACTTTTCCACAATTTTACACAATAGAACAAAAATATCGCAGTTTAATCTTAGGAATGAAAAAAACGACGCCAAACTCCTCCCAAAAGCCAGCGGGCGGGCAAAAAAAAGGCGGATTTCTCACTTTCCGTCACGGATTGGAAACGTTAGTGGAAGCTGTAGAAAGTCAGTTGATAAAAAGTTCAGTGTTAAAAGGAACACGTGTGGTGAAAATTGAAAAAGAGGAAGACCAATATCGTTTGCTTTTGCATAACGGTGAAGCACTTCGCACAGATAGCGTAGTTCTTGCCACACCTCATGGAGTTGTTCCGGATATGCTTCCACAATACGATTTCTATTCTCCATTGAAAGATATGAAATCCACTTCGGTCGCAACCATCGCGATGGCTTTCCCCTCGGAAGCGATTGAACAAGACATAGACGGAACAGGATTTGTGGTATCGAGAAACAGCGATTTCACCATTACGGCCTGTACGTGGACTCATAAAAAATGGCCTCACACGACTCCAAAGGGAAAAGTATTGCTGCGCTGCTATGTAGGGCGTGCCGGTGACGAAACGGTAGTGGACTTATCAGATTCGGAACTTGAAAAAATTGTATTGGAAGATTTAAATAAGACGATGAATATTTCCATGAAACCGGATTTCACGATTGTCACCCGTTGGAAAAACGCCATGCCGCAATATGCGGTAGGACATATAGAACGGATGGAAAAGATTAAGCAAAGTACGCAAAAGGAATTGCCGGGTCTTTTTTTGGCAGG
- the hemH gene encoding ferrochelatase codes for MERKKIGLLVMAYGTPNNEEDIERYYTHIRHGRKPSEDMLEDLRRRYKAIGGISPLAKITNEQAEKLTARLNELQDQVEFRLYIGLKHIEPFIEDAVKQMHEDGIEEAVSIVLAPHFSSFSVKSYNERAKSEAEKLGGPRISSIESWYREPKFIDYWVNQIKKVYEQMPDEERKSSVLIFSAHSLPEKILQFNDPYPEQLKETAQLIADKVGVKDYAIGWQSAGNTPEPWLGPDVQDLTRDLHQKKGYKAYVYVPVGFVADHLEVLYDNDYECKVVTQEIGASYYRPEMPNAKPEFIDALATVVLKHINK; via the coding sequence GATATTGAACGGTATTATACGCATATTCGACATGGAAGAAAACCATCGGAGGATATGCTGGAGGATTTAAGAAGACGTTATAAGGCGATTGGGGGAATTTCCCCGCTTGCAAAAATTACGAATGAACAAGCTGAAAAACTAACAGCTCGATTAAATGAACTTCAAGATCAAGTGGAATTTCGATTATATATTGGGTTGAAGCATATCGAACCATTTATTGAAGATGCCGTAAAGCAAATGCATGAAGACGGTATAGAAGAAGCCGTTTCGATTGTACTTGCTCCGCATTTCTCTTCTTTCAGCGTGAAATCGTATAACGAAAGGGCAAAATCGGAGGCAGAAAAGCTTGGCGGACCAAGGATCAGCTCGATTGAAAGTTGGTATCGTGAGCCGAAATTCATCGATTACTGGGTGAATCAAATCAAAAAAGTTTACGAACAAATGCCGGATGAGGAGCGCAAATCTTCTGTCCTGATTTTTTCTGCTCATAGTCTTCCAGAAAAAATATTGCAATTTAACGATCCTTATCCAGAACAACTGAAAGAAACAGCTCAATTGATCGCTGATAAGGTGGGGGTCAAAGATTATGCCATCGGATGGCAAAGTGCCGGAAATACCCCTGAACCATGGCTTGGACCGGATGTCCAAGATTTGACAAGAGATTTGCATCAGAAAAAAGGATATAAAGCGTATGTCTATGTGCCAGTCGGTTTTGTTGCCGATCATTTGGAAGTATTATATGACAACGATTATGAATGTAAAGTAGTCACACAAGAGATTGGTGCTTCCTATTATCGGCCGGAAATGCCTAATGCAAAGCCGGAATTTATTGATGCTTTAGCAACGGTTGTTTTAAAACACATAAATAAATAA